In Danio aesculapii chromosome 17, fDanAes4.1, whole genome shotgun sequence, the sequence aacattgcgtacgcacaaagctgtaaatgtgtgtacacagtaaaaaaattcagatgtatgaaactcTGCGTACACGGAATCCCACGTATATTCTCTTTGTATATCTGAATTAACTtgaaactgagcgcacgagcAATGGCAATGGCataagcaagcaaaaagagaaactttgaacagaatgtgaattagAGGTGCTCCTTTTGGAGGTAGACCAgagaaaaactgttatttgcaagtttgtccttcagaattaataacaaaagaaaaaaaaatagagtgggagagtttagctgacacgGTTGATGCAGTGGGGTCTGAaaatcgcactgtgagtgaatttttttttttaaaaatggtccgatgtaaatgtgtaaaattttgtagtctctatttaggctaagtgcaaatggcacacctcgttggaatgagctagttgagtgaatcccgcccatcaccgtttgattgacagagacaacagaaCTAAAGAGAGCAGCAAATAGCAGCGTGAGTGGTGTAGCTCATAAAGCGCATGgtaacatgttttgacacgatcgatCATGAACCCAGTTAGATTCTAGCGTCTGAGGAACTCATTCTTCTTTCCCCCACTACAtgtcagattttgcctactcatcacgaggaagacaagtaggaatcaataataagtgtgtgtattatgttaagcgcatttgagcatcacatattatttgcacgtttattgaatggaaatgtttccgattcacttatgcaaattcatcttcagatggcgcctttatagcaatgtgcgtgcagtcgatcgctccgattactttgggaaaaccggcgatcgctacaaattgcgctttaatgtttggctggtcaactgcatggtatggaaaccttatatacctgctagacatgtggatgatcctttcccatacagctgccattgcacggctcaaagatactttgtagtgtgcaatttaacacaattgcctctaggagtcgccaatgtaaataaaacaaacacacacaagaaatgcaagtatgtcagacatgaagttggcttggaccaacgcacattctcactttaatttcatcgttagtaaatccaatcaTGAGTGTGAAATCTGGCATacacaaagtttttgtgcgtacgcagcgttggtGCATGAGGCGTTGaatacatgaatatatatatatatatatatatatatatatatatatatatatatatatatatatattatacctgttattttgcttttaaatagtcCAGCTACACTCTGCTCATGATTCTAATTTAGTAGCACCTGTTTGAGGTTGTTAGCTGTGCAGCCCAAAATCAGTCAAAATTCTAAGTAGCAACATGGGCAAAACCAAAGAGCTATCAAAAGACACAAGAGACAAAATTGTAAACCTTTACAAATCTGAAAAAGGCTACGGGGCAATTGCCAAGCAGCTTGGTGAAAAAAGAACAACTGTTGGAGCAATTGTCAGAAAGTGGAAGAGGCTAATGATGACTGTCAATGTCTCTCAGACTGGGGCCCCACAGAAGATCTCTCCTCGTGGGGTATCAATGATGCTAAGAATGGTCAAGAATCAGCCCAGAACTACAGGGGAGGAGCTGGTCAATGCCATGAAGAGAGCTGGGACCACCGTTTCCAAGGCTACCATCATAAGACGTCATGGTTTAAAGTCTTGCATCGCAAGAAAGGTTCCCCTGCTTAAGTCAGCCCATGTCAAGGCCCGTCTGAAATTTGCCAGGGACCATCTGGATAATCCAGAGGAGTCATGGAAGAAATTCCTGTGGTCAGATGAGACCACACCATATCTTTGGTCTTAACTCCAATCGCCGTGTTTGGAGGAAGAAGAATGATGAGTATCATCCCAATAATACCatacctacagtgaagcatggggcTGGAAGCATCATGCTCTGGGGGTGTTTTTCTGCACAGGGGACAGGACGACGGCATTGTATAAAGGAGAGGATGAACGGGGCCATGTATTGTGAGATATTGGGTAAAAACCTTCTTCCCTCAGTCAGAGCATTAAAGATGGGTCATGGCTGGGTCTTCCAacatgacaatgacccaaagcacacagccagaAAAACCAAGGAGTCGCTTCGTAAGAAGCTTATCAAGGTTCTGGAGTGGCCTAGCCAGTCTCCAAacctaaatccaatagaaaatcttTGGAGGGAGCTAAAACTTTGTGTTGCTTAGCGACAGCCCCGAAACCTTACAGATCTAGAGAAGATCTGCATGGAGGAGTGGGCCAAAATCCCTCCTGCAGTGTGTGCAAACCTGGTGAAGAACTACAGGAAGCGTTTGACCTCTGTAATTGTAAATTCCTTACTGGGAATTTCACatgaaaaacaatggtgtgcttggttttaaacataactttattctttcatgagttatttacaagcccccttaCATATACTagtgtgccacaaacaggatgttaatatccccaaccattcccatttaattaaggtgtatccatataaatggcccaccctgtgtgtatatgtgtatagattttgtatgtgtgtaaatatgtatataaaaattttTGAGAAAATCAActtttctaatataatataaactaatatgatACTGCTTTCGATTTGTAGgtcaacaaaaacatgaaaaaaggcaaactaatgaaactggcctttaataaattaaatgtatccACAGTGTGTCCACATCTGTGCATATAAACAAATCAGTGTTTACAATGAATATGCCCCTActatttttgcagtgtgtgcTTGTGAAGTCACATTAGACCTTAATAGGATTACTTCCTTAATGAGATGTTTTACTGAGGAGCTACAAGCACTCAGCAGATTCAGGACATTCCGAACAGGTGTCCATGGTGACTCTGTCTCCACGACAACCACGGGACATACCATTTATCTATAATTTTTCCCCAAACACCATTATTTCCTCCAGTACATGCAGAGGGTCATCAATGCTTAGTCTTTTATTGCAGCCGTGTCATTTCCATATGACTTCCTAATACCAAATCACTGTGTAAATGCATGCACAATGGTACATTTCAGTCGCTCCATATTTTTATTTAGCCCTTTTTTAACCAGGTTGATCCTGTTGTGATTTGAATCTCATTTACAAGAGATATCTGGCCCTGATATTAACCAAATCCAAACAGGAGGTAGCATAACTGCATAAAAGCAAAGCAAATAATATAGAAATGCATGCAAGCAGGTAACAGCGTGAtaatttctttctctttcttcccATCCAGATGAGGTTTCAGTAGTCTGCTCTCTCGTCGAGTACTGGCTGACAGAGATTCTGCCCATGCAGAGCGAACAGAAGACATGACGCCTCCAGATTCAGCGTCTGAGAGGAAAACCCCTGTGAACAAGCAGCAGGTCTCTGATTGTAATATCTCATTATGAAAGAGATATTCATCTATGCTGTTTTATAGTGAAGGAATTCAAGAAACGCAAGATCAGTCGGCTGTAGCAACAAATTGGCTTCTTTTTGAATACCCAGATTGATGTATTCTAGTTTATGTTGCTCTTGCATTAGTAATTACTCatgaaatacagatttttttcacatttttggcTTTTCATCGGGCAGCCATACACTCTGAGAGGATGTTTCAGGATGTATGTTTATTGCAAGAACAACACTAGATTGTTGTTATTGACCGTGACGCTGGATCATGGGACTTCCACAGCTCATTATGAGGAGTCTGTGCTTTAGCTTCTTAGTGACTAATTATCTTAACCTCGGAACGTCAGCAGGCCCTCACTGATCTCAGAGACTGTTTGGATCATGACATTTAAGCTTTTGCGCTCTAGACTGCTCATTAGCATTATTTTCCCAAAACAGAGCCTTGTTTacgttgttttttttctcctttaaaaTGAGTTACTTTGGGGGTGGTTGCGACAAGCCACTGTGACCATCAGTAAATATGCCTATAAAGATTTTTAGTTAATTAGATACTTCATTATTCGCAAGAGGAAATTAGTTTTTGCTAATTCTTCATAGACAAGGACACCAACAGAGCAAAACATGTACACCTGAACATTATACATTCAATTCAGACTTACATTTCAACATACACTGACACTTATGTGGGTCAAAGTTGAGACGTCCCATTTTGTAGTCCAGATCAAATCAATTTTACAAAAGTGTATACATAGAAAACATATTAGATGCAAGTGTCTACCTTAATGGTttttttaggcaaggcaagtttatttatatagcacatttcatacacactaGCAATTAAAagtactttacataaacaggaacaaaagagaagtataagaaaataaaaacagatatgaatgtgttaaaacgggttataaatgaatgaaaaagaaaagacataatagtgccatctgtcagatgtagcacagtgctcattcagtaaaagcacagctaaacagaggtgttttcagtcttgatttgaatgtacctaatgttggagcacatctgatcgaTTCTGGAAGCTGATTCAGTGAGcgtatctgtaatgtattgaggtcctaggcgaTTTAGTGATTTAGtgattttaatactttaaaagctattctgaatgtaactgggagccagtgtaaagacctgaggacaggtgtgatgtgctctgatttttctggttctggtcagcaGCGTTCtgaatgagctgcaactgtctgactgtctttttggggaaGTCGGTAAGTAGtctattacagtaatccactctgctgctgataaaaccatgaacaagtttctctaaatcCTCACTGAAAACAAAGGATATAATTCTTGCAGTGTTTTTGAGATGATCGTATAaatatccaaaatcaaacaaaaagtgctcaggggtagcttaattaGTGTGGCggtgctctttggataagggatTATTATCTAAGGAACGTAAATCCAAGGcacttaaaaaaatgtggaaaaaatattaaaaagccctTTTTttacatggctattccttaaaactgccTATGCATTTCggcaaacacttgccttcatcagggtaacagagaTCAGGTGCGAGTTGCTGTGGAACATACATTTTGAGGTTGCACTTTGGCCTTTATATGCatttaatgtcatcaaatgattcctGTCACTAATAAGCTGTATAGCACTTgtgtaaaaacagtttttatcttTGGACAATatataaatttgtttataaaaatgtttagagCACATATATCAACGTTTATTCATAACTCATATTCATAGCATTTAAAATTCCATTTTTTTGTTGGCACCAATGAAATCTGATACACACTTTTATTTGCCCAGTTTATTTGCCCACTTTTATTTGCCCAGTGTTATCTAAAACTACAATTAAAAGTGTAAAgatagtttttttaataaaaacaaatttgtccTTGTTTTCGGTGATTTTGATGCGTACGTGCATCAGGAGCGATGCACTACATGCTAGATACATTTAAATGGATCCGATGGCTTATCCATGACGTCAAGGAAGGATGACTTAAGCTGTGCAAACATCACTAGATTGTCCCTGTCTGTTCTGCTAATCTGAGATACGCCAGGGAACCCACAACACAGGATTGGATCCCATTATAGGATCTAGACATAGCATACGTTTTTTTCATACATCCCATTCGTTTACAGCATTCAGAAATAATGACCCTGCTGTTTCTTTCAGAAATGTTTCCTTACACCTGCTGGAATATGGAGCGGAAGACACAGCAGGTGTGATGGTGGAATTATGGCATCCGAAATGAGCAGAATAAAATAGCTAATTATCTTGTTTTAGCAATAAACGTGGCATATCATCATACTAAAGGctcactgcacctttaatatcacAGTTTAATGGTTTGTGCTTTATGGATCAAAAGATGAAAGGCAATCCTGCAGATATATGCCACTCATAAGTGCTAGAAAAagctatttaatttaatcatataCTAAATGATCTGCCTCTGATTTGTCAGTTCCCAATGAGGCCCTGAACTCACAGTCTCTGTAGTGGTCTGCTACATTTTTTATGCACCCTAAAAAGTTACAGAATACTATTCAAATATTACAGAAGATCtcaaaaaatctttaaaacatggatagatacactacctgacaaaagtcttgtcgcctctccgagttttaagaacaacaaataataaattgacttctagttgatcatttgctatcagaagtggcttaattaaaaggtaaaggcctttagattatgcttattttaccaaaataaaataagatcatgccttgatttttaattatttaattattattaatgtacagtatagaatataaagtcatggtgcagtggaaaaagaattaatattgtgtatgactcccatgagcttagaggactacattcatacatctctgcaaggactcaaataacttattaataaagtcatctggaatggcaaagaaagcattcttgcagaacCCCCATGTAACCAGGGGCTTGCAACAGAGtttggatccacatgcaggtttattgagcctggagcatggagctgcggtGGCCCTAGATCATGGGACTGCAGTGggtctggagcatggagctgcagtGGGTCTGGAGGCTTATGTTCAGTGGACATCAGCAGCTCATACACCCACAGTGAGTCAGGAAGCTTGAGTTCAGGAGAAACTGGTAGTTCaactccagtgggtcaggaggcttgggttcaagatgcactggcagttcattcaaccccagtgggtccagaggcttgggttcaggagacactgTCAGTTCATATAACCCCAGTGGGTCCAgaggcttgggttcaggagacactgTCAGTTCAtataaccccagtgggtcaggaggcttgggttcaaGGAGTACTGGCAGTTCATATAACCCCAGTGGATCACacagctctggcagctctggaaagTCCTGCGGCCTTGGCAGCCATTCGTGGAACTCAGGCAGCGGCTcgggcctttcgtgggactcaggcggCGGCTCGGGCCTTTCACTCAGGCGGCGGCGTCGGCTCTGGCGGCGGCGgcgactctggcagctctggtggtggcGGTGTCgactggcagctctggcggtggcgtcgactctggcagctctggtggtggcagtgtcgactctggcagctctggcggaggcgtcgactctggcagctctggcggtggcgtcgactctggcagctctggtggcagCGGCGCCGACTCTGGCGGCGACAGAGTCGACTCTGGCGGCGGCgactctggcagtgactgaggatctggcagctctggcagtgactaaGGACCTTGCAGCTCTGGGAGTGTGCCGGCAGTCATCTTGTCAGGTAACTGATATGCCCCCCTCCCCGAAGAATGAGGAACATCTGTAAGAATGAGGAACATCTGTGTGTGaccggagtgcatgtatgaagttGCAGTCCAacaatggcggatttgtagtccataagtgaTTGTGAGTGTATTCCAGCGACCTACGGAGTTACAATCGCTGGTGATCCTGACacccaaagttcatcaagattctttctcccttcatcttaccccagacatgctcaataatgtttatgtctggatgttgggctggccaatactggagcaccttgaccttctttgctttcaggaactttgatgtggagattGAGGTATGAGgttgcgctatcctgctgaagaatttgccctctcctgtggtttgtaatgtaaatgacaacacaaatgttttgatacctcaggctgttgatgttgccatacactctgcagatctctcgcccccatactgaatgtaacctcaaaccatgatttctatgagaatcttgggtccatgctggttccaatagttcttctgcagtatttgtgatgactgggatgcagttcaacagatgattcatccgaAAAATCTAACTTTTATCATCTATCAACTAGATCTTCTCAACATTTGAGAAGCTTGAACCTAAAATTTTAACTCAGAGAAGTCAGAGGaagtgaattagcatgtttcatgattaatattaatgattaatattaacatttactgtatataaCAAATCTTGCTGGTTATTAAATCTGATTAGGTAAAAGCCTAGCAATATTCTAGAGAAATCAGCACTGATCCAGAATCTTCTCCCTCGCATATCACTTCACCTGCACTGACTGCAAAGCAAAGGACTAAACTCACTAGTTTGACAAATAATGTGACTCTCAGATAGATGAAAGTGTAGTTGTTTAAATGTCaaatgtgcagtttatttatgaaaatatcgcctgtttgaaaatgtttttgaacAAGTTTGGAGATGGGACTTCCAGTAAGTCAGCAGCTTGCAGCACTCTCATACCCCACCTAGAACAACCTTCTAAAAGACACTTATTGTGGAGTCTATAGTggttaaatgtgaaatataactcaatgaaataattcaaatactttatcctaaagtcacttttttgaattAGAAATGTGAATCCATGATGGatgaaggtaacactttacaataataatGCATGAGTAATAAGGTGTTAATATGTGAACTAAACATTAccttattatgaattaatgataagTAAAGGCACGTGCTAATcattaactacaacatgagtcacaggAGTTCATGTAtgaataatagtagtagtagtaaaactttattgtccttgacaggaaatttgttttgggcatcaccatattgctgcagacatttactaaaaacaagcaataaaaacaatacaaaatacaacatgTCTACCCTAATTACTTGTTGAAACATGTTggtaaataatgtattaattattaccaTTTAAGTTTGAGCTAAATGTAACGAATATAAACTGAGGAGCTGTCAGTGTATAATTAATGTATAAGGGGCACATCActattaactcattcttaactgcttatgaactcctgtgtttaagctgttcatgttgatgttgactgAACACTTTTTTAACTGTTATTCAGCGTAGACACGCACTAGACAGACgagcataaggagttcatgagtattAGAATGAGTTGATGATGTGctcctccaagtaaagtcatgatataattatacaccaACATATCaagagttcatgatggttaaattaagcataaactaatgtgataattaatacatttattaacaaacaatcatgtactaacaagtaattaaggcaGCCGTTATTCACATATGTACTCCTGtcactcatgttgtagttaaagttagttcatgattagtgcatgcattaactcatcattagtacATAATAAAGTAAtctttagtttacatattaacacatcaatAGTCAAGGacctttattgtaaagtgttacctggaTGAAAGTAGTTCTTCAACTTCCTCAATCAAAAGAGTTTTTGAGACACACTTTTGCCATTGAATGGTTGTATAAATGCTTAATCACACTGCTGGTAGTACTGCGATACGAGTATATATCAGCATAGCACTGCATCCTTGTGCCTATGCACAAATCACAGCAGTgttaatatacagccatatcacagtGTTACGAGTATGATAACTAGTATTAGTATCCACCTtttagatgagacattaaaccaaggtcctgactctctgtagtcattTAAAATACCAAATCTTAAAAAGAATGTAACCCCTGTGTCTTGGCCAAATTTCTTCTCTCAGCCATCCTTGTCCATCATGGCCCCCAAATcttccccatccactgaattggctctttCACTCCCATCACATCACTCCCCCTAcaattgtaaagcgctttggatgtatggtcatacatgataaatgcaatatataaatgcacattacataaGCATTTTGAAATAGTGGTTCTATAACAGGTTTACCCATTTCTAGCAAGAATTAAGGTTTGAAGCATGTTTAGTATACTGTTAGTGTGCTTTAGCATGGTTAGctttttaacatgttgctaatatGTTAATAGCACAAATTAACATGATGCTTGCACAAATGAGAAAATACTAGTTTCTAACATGGTCACCAtcattttaacattaattaacatgTAGTTAGCATACGGTTAACATAAATTAGCTGTTTACAACATGACTGGTGACCATAAGGTTATCTTGAATAGCCATGTTTTGCTTATGACCCCTCAGAAAAGTTGTTGCCTCATTCGATTATCAACAAGAAGTTATCTACGGTACTATTATTCATAATATGTACCAATATATTGCTATTCTTGATTTATGTCTATGGCAGCcttacaattactatggtatagtAATTACCATCTAAtatgatcatttattttcttttttatttatttcttgtgtTCTGTCTATTCtgatttttggtttgttttgtttaatgtttcttGTTGATTCTGTGATTTTGGTTCAGATAACTGGGTCGCATCTTACCTGTGCTACTTGACTTCACAGCCATTTCCGGCTTTACACATGTGGAGCTATAGCAGAATGTTGTCCTTCACAACAACTTAACCTCGCAGCCCTTGCTGTCTCCGCTGTCGTCATAGCTAGCATGTCCATGTGCGTGCTAGCCTCTTTTGGTAATCTCATTGAGaaggagacagacagacagatggcgACTGTCTATATAAGCACAGATCAGAGGAAGACGGTCACAGATCCACTTCTACCCGAGTGAGCTAAAGCATCATTCTGTCAGAAAGCAAAGAAACAAGGAACCACAGGAATAGGTGCTGCCAACAAACAAGCATCTGAGGCCTTGACAAACTTGATATGATTTTTGGTTTCCCACGTGCTACTGCAGGATACATTCGTTACTTGCAGGTGAGTAAGAGAGTCTGGACAGATGTGCaggttataaaattaaaaatacaggttacactttataataaggttctaTTAAGTACATTAGTTAACTTGAACTAACATAGAAAACACTTCTAATGCATTTTGCTAGTGTTTACTGTATCATTTAGTAACACATTATTAAACTCAAAAGTTGTATCTTAATATTTAATAGACCAGACCTAAAGTTGTGTTTTTATTAAGTGAAATTAATtgagattaataaatactgtaataaacataTTGCTTTATGTTAATTAATGGGACTTTAGTTCAAGTCTGAATACatcatatttatatgtttatagtGGTTTGTATGTGAAATATGTGTAGTTACACCTGAATTAGGGCAGTACTTTAGTGCTAAACACATGAAGCTGATTAGATATTGAAGTAATACTGAATACTTGTTTTTCCAACATTCCATATGGTccaatttcagtcattattataaaAGATTAAGCCTTTAATTACAAGAGAGTACTGTCTGGTGTAATTACAACCCATTTTAAGCAGTTATAGAATTATCATGATTTACTTTAGTGCGTTCAGtaattgttttaacatttaacaacattCACTCATGAAGGTGCTCTTACTTAAACATGACCTAAAAGTTGATGTCTGTCAGTGCATCATTCAAACTAACCATGATTTCTGACTCTCTTTCAGACGTCAGCCGTACAAACAGTGACCAGCAAGTTCCAGGATCTCATATTGCCCCGGGTGGCTGTAGTTTTGGGTGCTTTGGGTATTGCGATGTCTGGATACAGCTCTCGCCAACTCACTTTTCACCACCGACCCTCAACCCGCATCCTGCAATGGATGTCCAGACCTGCCATGAATGCCGATAG encodes:
- the zgc:193593 gene encoding uncharacterized protein zgc:193593, producing MIFGFPRATAGYIRYLQTSAVQTVTSKFQDLILPRVAVVLGALGIAMSGYSSRQLTFHHRPSTRILQWMSRPAMNADSPGSPSAKARLAPANAGMASIKNDQQEEPIKNISDTQQPVKT